The following proteins are co-located in the Armatimonadota bacterium genome:
- a CDS encoding glycosyltransferase family 4 protein — protein sequence MRLALLSSLGSPWSYELIENIAAAGAEVHLFQLAPEPGQAYIDPKSPEWQARLERIDKVVSRREVLEPGTGILRYPKLGWMLRSRLKECDHLLTLYGGGLALAAKCSGIKKYSVFAVGSDILQQEGTALKVSRACLESATAVICNGDQLMKSTQELAPRAKLFQLLIGVNIERFAPAEIPSQHRLICTRGFLPIYNNLDILRALPLLPNDLPNWEIVFAAGGDLLPQAESIVGGLPAELASKVKFLRGISGDSVVKELQQSTIFVSMSRSDGTATSLLEALACGLVPVLSDIPANRNWANPGALVPLDDVGQLAKALEMAIRRPISEDLRVQARHQVTSRANAKANAKELVNLISSL from the coding sequence ATGAGGCTCGCGCTCCTTTCTAGCCTGGGTTCGCCTTGGTCATATGAGCTAATCGAGAACATCGCTGCGGCGGGCGCCGAAGTCCATTTGTTTCAACTCGCGCCAGAACCGGGCCAGGCCTATATCGATCCGAAATCGCCGGAGTGGCAAGCGCGGTTGGAGCGGATCGACAAAGTCGTTTCGAGGCGAGAAGTTCTGGAGCCAGGCACAGGGATCTTACGATATCCAAAGTTGGGCTGGATGCTCAGGTCGCGATTGAAGGAGTGCGATCATCTCCTCACGTTGTACGGTGGCGGACTGGCGCTGGCGGCAAAGTGCTCGGGGATCAAAAAGTACAGCGTGTTCGCTGTCGGCTCGGACATCTTACAGCAAGAAGGTACCGCGTTGAAGGTTTCTAGAGCGTGCCTCGAATCCGCCACGGCGGTGATCTGCAACGGCGACCAGCTGATGAAGTCCACGCAGGAGCTTGCGCCGCGTGCGAAGCTCTTTCAGCTTCTCATCGGCGTTAATATTGAACGATTTGCTCCCGCAGAAATCCCCAGTCAGCACCGCTTGATTTGCACCCGAGGTTTTTTGCCGATTTACAACAACCTCGATATTCTTCGAGCGCTTCCACTTTTGCCGAACGATCTGCCGAATTGGGAGATCGTGTTTGCTGCGGGAGGCGACCTGTTGCCTCAAGCTGAGTCGATCGTGGGTGGGCTTCCTGCGGAGCTCGCCTCAAAGGTGAAGTTTCTGCGTGGGATCAGCGGAGATAGCGTGGTCAAAGAACTGCAGCAGTCGACGATTTTCGTTTCAATGTCTCGAAGCGACGGAACCGCAACCTCGCTCCTTGAGGCATTGGCCTGCGGCTTGGTTCCGGTGCTCAGCGACATCCCAGCGAATCGCAATTGGGCCAACCCCGGAGCATTGGTGCCGCTGGACGACGTGGGACAGCTCGCGAAGGCGTTGGAAATGGCAATTCGGCGTCCGATCTCTGAGGACTTGCGAGTGCAAGCACGGCACCAAGTGACCTCACGCGCGAACGCAAAGGCAAACGCCAAAGAGCTTGTCAATTTGATTTCGAGCCTTTAG